The segment CATTAAACATAAGTTTTAAGATTTTCTGCATTGAtctaatagtaacaaaaacatatatatatatattggtacCATTCAGTGTCTTTTTGTTATGTGTTTAAGTAGTCAGATCTGATTTAAGAAAGCTTTGTGGTTATGGGTGTTATTAGGTAGAGAAATGGCTAGCTCAAAGGGAACACAGAGTGTGAAAGACTTGATGCACCCAGGCAAAAACGCTTTGCTCCCTCCAAAGATTCCGTTTCCTACCGTTTCAGCACCATACTCAGAGTATATCCCGCTTGGTTCAAGGCACCACGGTCACAAACTTAATGATGAGAAAccgcaccaccaccaccaccatcagcGGACTTCCTCCGAGAGCGATTTGGTAGAAGAGCCTCCCTTCTGGCTAGATGATCTTCTCAATGAGCCAGAGAGTCCTGTTCGCAAATGCGGTCATCGGCGTTCGTCCAGTGACTCTTACGCttacctagacatggctaatgCGAAAAACATTAGCTTGACTCTCCAAAACGATTTCAGCTATAGGAACACAGGTTCTTCCACTCAAAGAGGAGGGGTTCATGAGCTTGATTGGAACCAAAATGCTGCCTTCTACTCtgattctaattttttaaatcagaCGAATCGACAGAGGGATTCTTTGGTGGCAGCATCTGGTCCTCGTCCTTCTTGGCAACCTTTCACTAGAGAGAGTGTTGGTGGAAAACACATgggatcatcatcatatatgcCTCAAGAAGCACCAGAGACAAAGAACTACGCCAAAACTCTTTCCCATGACgctaaaaagttctctcctgaGCAAAAACACTCCAATGCTCAGCCTGTGACTTGTGATGCTGACAATACAAGACGTGCCAAACAGTATGTCATCTCTTTACTCCTTGATTGGTCTTATTGATAATTGTCTATATTTCCCA is part of the Brassica rapa cultivar Chiifu-401-42 chromosome A09, CAAS_Brap_v3.01, whole genome shotgun sequence genome and harbors:
- the LOC103838633 gene encoding uncharacterized protein At4g06598 isoform X1, with product MASSKGTQSVKDLMHPGKNALLPPKIPFPTVSAPYSEYIPLGSRHHGHKLNDEKPHHHHHHQRTSSESDLVEEPPFWLDDLLNEPESPVRKCGHRRSSSDSYAYLDMANAKNISLTLQNDFSYRNTGSSTQRGGVHELDWNQNAAFYSDSNFLNQTNRQRDSLVAASGPRPSWQPFTRESVGGKHMGSSSYMPQEAPETKNYAKTLSHDAKKFSPEQKHSNAQPVTCDADNTRRAKQQFAQRSRVRKLQYISELERTVQALQAEGSKVSADLDFLNQRNLILSMENKALKQRLESIAQEKLIKQMEQELLEKEIGRLRALYQQQQQQQTQQPPASHKRASSKDLDSQFSSLSLNSKDSNSSRDSVSVTSQFHF
- the LOC103838633 gene encoding uncharacterized protein At4g06598 isoform X2 codes for the protein MASSKGTQSVKDLMHPGKNALLPPKIPFPTVSAPYSEYIPLGSRHHGHKLNDEKPHHHHHHQRTSSESDLVEEPPFWLDDLLNEPESPVRKCGHRRSSSDSYAYLDMANAKNISLTLQNDFSYRNTGSSTQRGGVHELDWNQNAAFYSDSNFLNQTNRQRDSLVAASGPRPSWQPFTRESVGGKHMGSSSYMPQEAPETKNYAKTLSHDAKKFSPEQKHSNAQPVTCDADNTRRAKQQFAQRSRVRKLQYISELERTVQALQAEGSKVSADLDFLNQRNLILSMENKALKQRLESIAQEKLIKQRAVGEGNWKTTCSVSAAATTTNSTTTSESQTCQ